ACGCTTCCCTGGGAACCATCTCCAGCGTTTTAGCACCTTTTGCGagctccatcgccggcaaTGCCACCCGCAGCACCCCTCCAATCGCCCTGTCCGGCATCGGATCCATCTCGGGGACCCAGGTCACCCAAACGTTGAGCGGCCACGCACTGCCTCGCCCCGTCGATGCGTGGCTCGGCGTAGACTATGCCATCCAGCCCGTGGGCGAGAACCGTTTCCGACCCGTTCaaggcgcgccggcgccgttctCTGGCGTTCGGAGCGCCGAACGGTACGGACCAGCTTGCGTCCAGGATCCCGCGCACGTCGACTTGCACGAACAGGACGAGGCTTGCCTCAACTTCAATGTGTATCGGCCCGCAGACGTGCCCTTGAGGCAAAAGCTACCGACACTTGTGTGGATCCACGGAGGGGGCTTCGTGCTGTACTCGGCGCAGTCCATGGACGGCGCGTCGTTCGTGGCGTCGTCCCGCGAGCCGCTCATGGTCGTGACGTTCAACTATCGCCTCAACTCCTTTGGCTTCCTCCCGAGTAAGCTTTTCGAGCGGCAGGGCCTCCTGAACCTCGGCCTGCGGGACCAAACGTTCTTTCTCGAATTCCTACAAGATCACCTATCGGAgtttggcggcgatgccgagcaaATCACCCTGGGCGGGCTTTCGGCCGGGGCCCATTCCACGGCGTTTCAGTACTTTCACAACTACGGCACCGGCAGAGGCAAACCGCTTTTCGCGAGAGCGTTCATGCAGTCTGGAGCGGCCACGGCCCGAGCGTTTCCGTCAGTCGACTACCCGCGCTACAAGAGCGATTTTGCCAGTCTCATGAGCCACATTGGATGCGCCACCAATGTcagtgacgacgagcaaCTCAGCTGTCTCCGCAAGGCGCCCGCCCGAGACATTGAACAGATCACGTCGGAGATCTATGCAGAGGCAGAGCCCAATCTCAACTGGCCGTGGCAGCCTgcgttgggcggcgcgctcctcgagcacgcGGGCTCACGATCGCTCACCGAGGGCACCTTTCACCACCTCCCGCTGGTGACGAGCCATACGACCGACGAAGGCAAGCTATATACCCCGGGACACCTGCAGACAAATGACGACTTCATCGAGTTTTGGCATCGCATGAGCCCCGGGCTGAACAGAACCGACCTCGCCATCTTGAACGAGCTGTACCCGGATCCCATAGCGCACCCCGAGTCCGCTTGGTCAGGCTCCCCAAACAGCACCCAATACAATCGTctctcggcgtcgtggtcggaCATGGCCTACATTTGCCCCAGCCGGCAGACGGCGCAGCACACGTCCCGTGCGGGCGTGCCGACGTGGAGGCTACGCTTCAACACACCCGCAGACCCCTTGAACGCGCAATCGTGGAAGGGCATCCCGCACGCATCCGACAGGTCCTACCTGTGGAACGATCCTAGCCTGCCGTTCaaggagacggcgaggcTCTATCACGCATACATGGCAAGCTTCGTGGCCACCGGGGACCCCAACAAGCTGCGAGAGAGCGACGCCGTGGAGTGGCCTTTGTACGAGGCAGACAGTGCCAGTGGGCCGAGCCAGGTCGTCGTGAACCCCGGGTCGGTGGATGTGGAAAAGGACGAGATGAGGATCAGGCAGTGTGAGTTTTGGAACGACATCGACAGGGCACACCGGCTGAACAAATAGAGATGACATATAGTTGATTGGTACTTTACACATGGTGTCACAACCGGGCCGCTCAGAGAGATTGTAATTGATGTTGAAAAGTCATCTATAAAGGATGTACATGATTTGAAGCGTCAAAGTTACAAGCAGGAAGAAGCTGTCGACGTCTAGGTAGTGCACCCGTTTATTTAACCGCCTCCTGGTCATAGTAGAGGTCGCAGTGGTGAGGATGCTGCAGGCAGTACTTGGGCAccagcggcgtcgcggcgatACCGTTAGCCACGAGGTACTCCCTAAAGTTCAGGATGCGCTGCgtgaaggtggtggtgcgcttcttgcccgtcttAGGGTCCCTGTTACCCGACCAAGTCAACTCGcccagagcggcggcgcgcggccacATCTTGCCGCTGATGATGGTGTCGTCGACCTGCTCAGACCACAGGGGCGAGGCCGCACCAATGATGTGCTTCTTTTGTGCGTCGGTCAGGTTGGATGTGAAGTCGTAGTCATAGATGCGCTGCCACGTCTTATACGGGGCGCACCACGACCCGCCAATGCCGCCGTAGTTGAAGTTGGGCGTGTTGGGGTCCGGGTTGGACTGGACGTTGTAGCGAGGGTCGTTGGTCACGtagccgccgaagccgcagTCGAGGTAGAGGAAGTCGGAGCTCGAGACGATGACGTCGTAGCCTGCCTCGGTGAGCTTCCCGATGTTGGTGAGTCCATTGTTCCACGACTGCATGATGACGTCTTTGGAGACATTGGTGGCAGCCGCGTCCGCAGAGAGCACAACATCCTCCCACATGACGAGACGGCGCTTCTTGTTGCCGGTGTTCTTCTTGTCCAAGAAAATAGGCGTGGACTTCTCGATCCAGTACTGGTTGAGGTCAAAGTAGGTGCGCGACTTGTCCTCGGCAAACCAGTCGCGAATGCCCTTTGAGAAGTTGAAGCAGCCCGTCTGGAGctcatcaccaccgacgTGGAAGAAGTCGTCGGTGAAGCGATTCGACAGCTCCTTGTAcacctgctcgacgaccttgTAGGTCTTGGGGTTCATGACGTCCAGCTGGCCCGGGTTTGGCTGCACGGCCGTGTGCAGCGGCCAGACGTCGTTGGACCACCAGCTGTTCTCACAGGTCACAATGTCCTTGTCAATCTGCCTCCAACCGGACGCAGAGTGGCCCGGCATGTCGATTTCGGGAACCACGCGCACGCCACGATCACGCGCATACTCGATGACCTGTTTCACGCGCCCGGGCGAGTACCGCTCGTTCTCGGAATACGAATCCTTGATCACGTCAGGGTACGAGTCCAGCTCAATCGGCCACGACTGCGTGTCGGTGATGTGCCAATGCAAAATGTTCATCTtgg
This region of Purpureocillium takamizusanense chromosome 9, complete sequence genomic DNA includes:
- the HEX1 gene encoding Beta-N-acetylhexosaminidase (COG:G~CAZy:GH20~EggNog:ENOG503NUJ9~SECRETED:SignalP(1-15~SECRETED:cutsite=ASA-VK~SECRETED:prob=0.5274)), coding for MRFHLAVGFAAAASAVKVNPLPAPQEITWGTSGPKSVGYLNLRTNSDHKPNDNSHLVKKAWDRAYEAAQKLRWVPQATEAPIPKFDPFPTAGSDANTKRATGGGWLSGIDLKIDDWSADLKHGVDESYTLKVDSSPNVQITAKTAWGALHAFTTLQQLIISDGRNGLQIEQPVTIKDYPNYPYRGVMVDTGRNFISVDKVQEQINGLALSKMNILHWHITDTQSWPIELDSYPDVIKDSYSENERYSPGRVKQVIEYARDRGVRVVPEIDMPGHSASGWRQIDKDIVTCENSWWSNDVWPLHTAVQPNPGQLDVMNPKTYKVVEQVYKELSNRFTDDFFHVGGDELQTGCFNFSKGIRDWFAEDKSRTYFDLNQYWIEKSTPIFLDKKNTGNKKRRLVMWEDVVLSADAAATNVSKDVIMQSWNNGLTNIGKLTEAGYDVIVSSSDFLYLDCGFGGYVTNDPRYNVQSNPDPNTPNFNYGGIGGSWCAPYKTWQRIYDYDFTSNLTDAQKKHIIGAASPLWSEQVDDTIISGKMWPRAAALGELTWSGNRDPKTGKKRTTTFTQRILNFREYLVANGIAATPLVPKYCLQHPHHCDLYYDQEAVK
- a CDS encoding uncharacterized protein (EggNog:ENOG503Q4SZ~MEROPS:MER0033188~COG:G), coding for MILHASLGTISSVLAPFASSIAGNATRSTPPIALSGIGSISGTQVTQTLSGHALPRPVDAWLGVDYAIQPVGENRFRPVQGAPAPFSGVRSAERYGPACVQDPAHVDLHEQDEACLNFNVYRPADVPLRQKLPTLVWIHGGGFVLYSAQSMDGASFVASSREPLMVVTFNYRLNSFGFLPSKLFERQGLLNLGLRDQTFFLEFLQDHLSEFGGDAEQITLGGLSAGAHSTAFQYFHNYGTGRGKPLFARAFMQSGAATARAFPSVDYPRYKSDFASLMSHIGCATNVSDDEQLSCLRKAPARDIEQITSEIYAEAEPNLNWPWQPALGGALLEHAGSRSLTEGTFHHLPLVTSHTTDEGKLYTPGHLQTNDDFIEFWHRMSPGLNRTDLAILNELYPDPIAHPESAWSGSPNSTQYNRLSASWSDMAYICPSRQTAQHTSRAGVPTWRLRFNTPADPLNAQSWKGIPHASDRSYLWNDPSLPFKETARLYHAYMASFVATGDPNKLRESDAVEWPLYEADSASGPSQVVVNPGSVDVEKDEMRIRQCEFWNDIDRAHRLNK